The Phyllopteryx taeniolatus isolate TA_2022b chromosome 17, UOR_Ptae_1.2, whole genome shotgun sequence genome window below encodes:
- the LOC133467484 gene encoding cullin-5 isoform X3, which yields MRPIVLKLLRQESVTKQQWFDLFSDVHAVCLWDDKGPAKIHQALKEDILDFIKQAQARVLSHQDDTALLKAYIVEWRKFFTQCDILPKPFCQLEITLMGKQGSNKKSNVEDSIVRKLMLDTWNESIFSNIKNRLQDSAMKLVHAERLGEAFDSQLVIGVRESYVNLCSNPEDKLQIYRDNFEKAYMDSTERFYRTQAPAYLQQNGVQNYMKYADSKLREEEKRALRYLETRRDCNSVQALMECCVNALVTSFKETILAECPGMIKRNETDKLHLMFSLMDKVPSGIEPMLKDLEEHIMSAGLADMVASAETITSDSEKYVEQLLTLFNRFSRLVKEAFQDDPRFLTARDKAYKAVVNDATIFKLELPLKQKGVGLKTQPESKCPELLANYCDMLLRKTPLSKKLTSEEIEAKLKEVLLVLKYVQNKDVFMRYHKAHLTRRLILDISADSEIEENMVEWLREVGMPADYVNKLARMFQDIKVSEDLNQSFKEMHKHNKLALPADSVNIKILNAGAWSRSSEKVFVSLPTELEDLIPEVEDFYKKNHSGRKLHWHHLMSNGIITFKNEVGQYDLEVTTFQLAVLFAWNQRPRERISFENLKLATELPDAELRRTLWSLVAFPKLKRQVLSYDPTVSSPKDFAEGTLFYVNQEFSLIKNSKVQKRGKINLIGRLQLTTERMREEENEGIVQLRILRTQEAIIQIMKMRKRINNAQLQTELVEILKNMFLPQKKMIKEQIEWLIDHKYIKRDETDINTFIYMA from the exons ATGCGTCCCATCGTACTAAAGCTGTTACGGCAAGAGTCGGTCACCAAGCAGCAGTGGTTTGACCTTTTCTC AGACGTCCACGCCGTCTGCCTGTGGGATGACAAAGGTCCCGCTAAGATCCACCAGGCCCTTAAAGAGGACATCCTAGACTTCATCAAACAAGCACAAGCA CGGGTGCTGAGTCACCAGGATGACACGGCGCTGCTGAAGGCCTACATCGTGGAGTGGAGGAAGTTCTTCACACAGTGCGACATTCTGCCCAAGCCGTTCTGCCAGCTGGAGATCACGCTGATGGGCAAGCAGGGCAGCAACAAGAAGTCCAACGTGGAGGACAGCATAGTCCGCAAG TTGATGCTGGACACGTGGAACGAGTCCATATTCTCCAACATAAAGAACAGGTTACAAGACAGCGCAATGAAGCTGGTCCACGCCGAGCGGCTCGGGGAAGCGTTTGATTCGCAGTTGGTCATCGGAGTGCGAGAGTCCTACG TGAACCTGTGCTCAAATCCTGAAGACAAGCTGCAGATCTACAGGGACAACTTTGAAAAAGCCTACATGGACTCCACCGAGCGCTTCTACAGAACGCAGGCACCCGCCTATCTCCAACAAAATGGTGTCCAGAACTACATGAAATAC GCTGATTCCAAGTTGCGGGAAGAAGAGAAACGTGCACTACGATACTTGGAGACGAGGCGTGACTGTAACTCAGTACAGGCA TTAATGGAGTGTTGCGTCAACGCTCTGGTAACGTCCTTCAAGGAGACCATCTTAGCCGAGTGTCCAGGCATGATCAAGAGGAACGAAACGGATA AGTTGCACCTGATGTTCTCGCTGATGGACAAAGTACCTAGCGGAATAGAGCCCATGCTGAAGGACCTGGAGGAGCACATCATGAGCGCCGGCCTTGCAGACATGGTGGCCTCCGCCGAGACCATCACCTCT GACTCTGAGAAATATGTGGAGCAGCTGCTCACGTTGTTCAACCGCTTCAGTCGGCTGGTGAAGGAAGCCTTCCAGGATGACCCTCGTTTCCTCACCGCCAGAGACAAA GCATATAAAGCCGTCGTCAATGATGCCACTATATTTAAATTAGAACTACCCTTGAAACAGAAAGG CGTGGGCTTGAAAACACAACCCGAGTCCAAGTGTCCGGAGCTGCTGGCCAACTACTGCGACATGCTGCTCAGGAAGACTCCGCTTAGCAAGAAGCTCACATCGGAGGAGATTGAGGCCAAGCTCAAGGAAgtg CTGTTGGTTCTGAAATACGTCCAGAACAAAGACGTGTTCATGCGCTACCACAAGGCCCACCTGACCCGCCGCCTCATCCTGGACATCTCGGCAGACAGTGAAATTGAGGAGAACATGGTGGAGTGGCTCAGG GAAGTCGGAATGCCGGCGGACTACGTCAACAAGCTGGCCAGGATGTTTCAGGACATTAAAGTGTCAGAGGACCTCAACCAGTCTTTTAAAGAAATGCATAAACACAACAAGCTGGCTCTACCAG CTGACTCGGTCAACATCAAGATCCTGAATGCCGGCGCGTGGTCGCGGAGCAGCGAGAAGGTGTTCGTCTCGTTGCCCACCGAGCTGGAGGACTTGATCCCGGAGGTGGAGGACTTCTACAAGAAGAACCACAGCGGACGCAAATTACACTGGCATCACCTCATGTCCAACGGCATC ATTACCTTCAAGAACGAGGTGGGCCAGTATGACCTGGAGGTAACCACCTTCCAGCTGGCTGTGCTCTTCGCTTGGAACCAGAGGCCCAGGGAGAGGATCAGCTTTGAGAACCTCAAGCTCGCCACTGAGCTACCCGATGCAGAGCTGCGACGCACACTTTGG TCCCTGGTGGCGTTTCCCAAGCTCAAGCGGCAGGTGCTGTCGTACGACCCGACAGTGTCGTCGCCCAAAGACTTTGCAGAAGGAACATTATTCTACGTCAATCAAGAGTTTTCCCTCAT AAAAAACTCCAAAGTTCAGAAGCGGGGAAAGATCAACCTGATAGGTCGACTGCAGCTCACCACTGAGCGAATGCGAGAGGAGGAGAACGAGGGGATCGTACAGCTCAGGATACTAAGAACACAG GAGGCCATCATCCAGATCATGAAGATGAGGAAGCGCATCAACAATGCCCAGCTGCAGACGGAGCTGGTGGAGATCTTAAAGAACATGTTTTTACCACAGAAGAAGATGATCAAGGAGCAGATCGAGTGGCTCATTGACCACAAGTACATCAAGCGGGACGAGACCGACATAAACACATTCATCTACATGGCATAG
- the LOC133467484 gene encoding cullin-5 isoform X1, whose amino-acid sequence MATSNLLKNKGSLQFEDKWDLMRPIVLKLLRQESVTKQQWFDLFSDVHAVCLWDDKGPAKIHQALKEDILDFIKQAQARVLSHQDDTALLKAYIVEWRKFFTQCDILPKPFCQLEITLMGKQGSNKKSNVEDSIVRKLMLDTWNESIFSNIKNRLQDSAMKLVHAERLGEAFDSQLVIGVRESYVNLCSNPEDKLQIYRDNFEKAYMDSTERFYRTQAPAYLQQNGVQNYMKYADSKLREEEKRALRYLETRRDCNSVQALMECCVNALVTSFKETILAECPGMIKRNETDKLHLMFSLMDKVPSGIEPMLKDLEEHIMSAGLADMVASAETITSDSEKYVEQLLTLFNRFSRLVKEAFQDDPRFLTARDKAYKAVVNDATIFKLELPLKQKGVGLKTQPESKCPELLANYCDMLLRKTPLSKKLTSEEIEAKLKEVLLVLKYVQNKDVFMRYHKAHLTRRLILDISADSEIEENMVEWLREVGMPADYVNKLARMFQDIKVSEDLNQSFKEMHKHNKLALPADSVNIKILNAGAWSRSSEKVFVSLPTELEDLIPEVEDFYKKNHSGRKLHWHHLMSNGIITFKNEVGQYDLEVTTFQLAVLFAWNQRPRERISFENLKLATELPDAELRRTLWSLVAFPKLKRQVLSYDPTVSSPKDFAEGTLFYVNQEFSLIKNSKVQKRGKINLIGRLQLTTERMREEENEGIVQLRILRTQEAIIQIMKMRKRINNAQLQTELVEILKNMFLPQKKMIKEQIEWLIDHKYIKRDETDINTFIYMA is encoded by the exons ATGGCGACGTCTAATTTGCTAAAG aacaAAGGCTCCCTTCAGTTCGAGGATAAATGGGACCTGATGCGTCCCATCGTACTAAAGCTGTTACGGCAAGAGTCGGTCACCAAGCAGCAGTGGTTTGACCTTTTCTC AGACGTCCACGCCGTCTGCCTGTGGGATGACAAAGGTCCCGCTAAGATCCACCAGGCCCTTAAAGAGGACATCCTAGACTTCATCAAACAAGCACAAGCA CGGGTGCTGAGTCACCAGGATGACACGGCGCTGCTGAAGGCCTACATCGTGGAGTGGAGGAAGTTCTTCACACAGTGCGACATTCTGCCCAAGCCGTTCTGCCAGCTGGAGATCACGCTGATGGGCAAGCAGGGCAGCAACAAGAAGTCCAACGTGGAGGACAGCATAGTCCGCAAG TTGATGCTGGACACGTGGAACGAGTCCATATTCTCCAACATAAAGAACAGGTTACAAGACAGCGCAATGAAGCTGGTCCACGCCGAGCGGCTCGGGGAAGCGTTTGATTCGCAGTTGGTCATCGGAGTGCGAGAGTCCTACG TGAACCTGTGCTCAAATCCTGAAGACAAGCTGCAGATCTACAGGGACAACTTTGAAAAAGCCTACATGGACTCCACCGAGCGCTTCTACAGAACGCAGGCACCCGCCTATCTCCAACAAAATGGTGTCCAGAACTACATGAAATAC GCTGATTCCAAGTTGCGGGAAGAAGAGAAACGTGCACTACGATACTTGGAGACGAGGCGTGACTGTAACTCAGTACAGGCA TTAATGGAGTGTTGCGTCAACGCTCTGGTAACGTCCTTCAAGGAGACCATCTTAGCCGAGTGTCCAGGCATGATCAAGAGGAACGAAACGGATA AGTTGCACCTGATGTTCTCGCTGATGGACAAAGTACCTAGCGGAATAGAGCCCATGCTGAAGGACCTGGAGGAGCACATCATGAGCGCCGGCCTTGCAGACATGGTGGCCTCCGCCGAGACCATCACCTCT GACTCTGAGAAATATGTGGAGCAGCTGCTCACGTTGTTCAACCGCTTCAGTCGGCTGGTGAAGGAAGCCTTCCAGGATGACCCTCGTTTCCTCACCGCCAGAGACAAA GCATATAAAGCCGTCGTCAATGATGCCACTATATTTAAATTAGAACTACCCTTGAAACAGAAAGG CGTGGGCTTGAAAACACAACCCGAGTCCAAGTGTCCGGAGCTGCTGGCCAACTACTGCGACATGCTGCTCAGGAAGACTCCGCTTAGCAAGAAGCTCACATCGGAGGAGATTGAGGCCAAGCTCAAGGAAgtg CTGTTGGTTCTGAAATACGTCCAGAACAAAGACGTGTTCATGCGCTACCACAAGGCCCACCTGACCCGCCGCCTCATCCTGGACATCTCGGCAGACAGTGAAATTGAGGAGAACATGGTGGAGTGGCTCAGG GAAGTCGGAATGCCGGCGGACTACGTCAACAAGCTGGCCAGGATGTTTCAGGACATTAAAGTGTCAGAGGACCTCAACCAGTCTTTTAAAGAAATGCATAAACACAACAAGCTGGCTCTACCAG CTGACTCGGTCAACATCAAGATCCTGAATGCCGGCGCGTGGTCGCGGAGCAGCGAGAAGGTGTTCGTCTCGTTGCCCACCGAGCTGGAGGACTTGATCCCGGAGGTGGAGGACTTCTACAAGAAGAACCACAGCGGACGCAAATTACACTGGCATCACCTCATGTCCAACGGCATC ATTACCTTCAAGAACGAGGTGGGCCAGTATGACCTGGAGGTAACCACCTTCCAGCTGGCTGTGCTCTTCGCTTGGAACCAGAGGCCCAGGGAGAGGATCAGCTTTGAGAACCTCAAGCTCGCCACTGAGCTACCCGATGCAGAGCTGCGACGCACACTTTGG TCCCTGGTGGCGTTTCCCAAGCTCAAGCGGCAGGTGCTGTCGTACGACCCGACAGTGTCGTCGCCCAAAGACTTTGCAGAAGGAACATTATTCTACGTCAATCAAGAGTTTTCCCTCAT AAAAAACTCCAAAGTTCAGAAGCGGGGAAAGATCAACCTGATAGGTCGACTGCAGCTCACCACTGAGCGAATGCGAGAGGAGGAGAACGAGGGGATCGTACAGCTCAGGATACTAAGAACACAG GAGGCCATCATCCAGATCATGAAGATGAGGAAGCGCATCAACAATGCCCAGCTGCAGACGGAGCTGGTGGAGATCTTAAAGAACATGTTTTTACCACAGAAGAAGATGATCAAGGAGCAGATCGAGTGGCTCATTGACCACAAGTACATCAAGCGGGACGAGACCGACATAAACACATTCATCTACATGGCATAG
- the LOC133467484 gene encoding cullin-5 isoform X2: MTITYLNKGSLQFEDKWDLMRPIVLKLLRQESVTKQQWFDLFSDVHAVCLWDDKGPAKIHQALKEDILDFIKQAQARVLSHQDDTALLKAYIVEWRKFFTQCDILPKPFCQLEITLMGKQGSNKKSNVEDSIVRKLMLDTWNESIFSNIKNRLQDSAMKLVHAERLGEAFDSQLVIGVRESYVNLCSNPEDKLQIYRDNFEKAYMDSTERFYRTQAPAYLQQNGVQNYMKYADSKLREEEKRALRYLETRRDCNSVQALMECCVNALVTSFKETILAECPGMIKRNETDKLHLMFSLMDKVPSGIEPMLKDLEEHIMSAGLADMVASAETITSDSEKYVEQLLTLFNRFSRLVKEAFQDDPRFLTARDKAYKAVVNDATIFKLELPLKQKGVGLKTQPESKCPELLANYCDMLLRKTPLSKKLTSEEIEAKLKEVLLVLKYVQNKDVFMRYHKAHLTRRLILDISADSEIEENMVEWLREVGMPADYVNKLARMFQDIKVSEDLNQSFKEMHKHNKLALPADSVNIKILNAGAWSRSSEKVFVSLPTELEDLIPEVEDFYKKNHSGRKLHWHHLMSNGIITFKNEVGQYDLEVTTFQLAVLFAWNQRPRERISFENLKLATELPDAELRRTLWSLVAFPKLKRQVLSYDPTVSSPKDFAEGTLFYVNQEFSLIKNSKVQKRGKINLIGRLQLTTERMREEENEGIVQLRILRTQEAIIQIMKMRKRINNAQLQTELVEILKNMFLPQKKMIKEQIEWLIDHKYIKRDETDINTFIYMA, translated from the exons ATGACAATCACctatttg aacaAAGGCTCCCTTCAGTTCGAGGATAAATGGGACCTGATGCGTCCCATCGTACTAAAGCTGTTACGGCAAGAGTCGGTCACCAAGCAGCAGTGGTTTGACCTTTTCTC AGACGTCCACGCCGTCTGCCTGTGGGATGACAAAGGTCCCGCTAAGATCCACCAGGCCCTTAAAGAGGACATCCTAGACTTCATCAAACAAGCACAAGCA CGGGTGCTGAGTCACCAGGATGACACGGCGCTGCTGAAGGCCTACATCGTGGAGTGGAGGAAGTTCTTCACACAGTGCGACATTCTGCCCAAGCCGTTCTGCCAGCTGGAGATCACGCTGATGGGCAAGCAGGGCAGCAACAAGAAGTCCAACGTGGAGGACAGCATAGTCCGCAAG TTGATGCTGGACACGTGGAACGAGTCCATATTCTCCAACATAAAGAACAGGTTACAAGACAGCGCAATGAAGCTGGTCCACGCCGAGCGGCTCGGGGAAGCGTTTGATTCGCAGTTGGTCATCGGAGTGCGAGAGTCCTACG TGAACCTGTGCTCAAATCCTGAAGACAAGCTGCAGATCTACAGGGACAACTTTGAAAAAGCCTACATGGACTCCACCGAGCGCTTCTACAGAACGCAGGCACCCGCCTATCTCCAACAAAATGGTGTCCAGAACTACATGAAATAC GCTGATTCCAAGTTGCGGGAAGAAGAGAAACGTGCACTACGATACTTGGAGACGAGGCGTGACTGTAACTCAGTACAGGCA TTAATGGAGTGTTGCGTCAACGCTCTGGTAACGTCCTTCAAGGAGACCATCTTAGCCGAGTGTCCAGGCATGATCAAGAGGAACGAAACGGATA AGTTGCACCTGATGTTCTCGCTGATGGACAAAGTACCTAGCGGAATAGAGCCCATGCTGAAGGACCTGGAGGAGCACATCATGAGCGCCGGCCTTGCAGACATGGTGGCCTCCGCCGAGACCATCACCTCT GACTCTGAGAAATATGTGGAGCAGCTGCTCACGTTGTTCAACCGCTTCAGTCGGCTGGTGAAGGAAGCCTTCCAGGATGACCCTCGTTTCCTCACCGCCAGAGACAAA GCATATAAAGCCGTCGTCAATGATGCCACTATATTTAAATTAGAACTACCCTTGAAACAGAAAGG CGTGGGCTTGAAAACACAACCCGAGTCCAAGTGTCCGGAGCTGCTGGCCAACTACTGCGACATGCTGCTCAGGAAGACTCCGCTTAGCAAGAAGCTCACATCGGAGGAGATTGAGGCCAAGCTCAAGGAAgtg CTGTTGGTTCTGAAATACGTCCAGAACAAAGACGTGTTCATGCGCTACCACAAGGCCCACCTGACCCGCCGCCTCATCCTGGACATCTCGGCAGACAGTGAAATTGAGGAGAACATGGTGGAGTGGCTCAGG GAAGTCGGAATGCCGGCGGACTACGTCAACAAGCTGGCCAGGATGTTTCAGGACATTAAAGTGTCAGAGGACCTCAACCAGTCTTTTAAAGAAATGCATAAACACAACAAGCTGGCTCTACCAG CTGACTCGGTCAACATCAAGATCCTGAATGCCGGCGCGTGGTCGCGGAGCAGCGAGAAGGTGTTCGTCTCGTTGCCCACCGAGCTGGAGGACTTGATCCCGGAGGTGGAGGACTTCTACAAGAAGAACCACAGCGGACGCAAATTACACTGGCATCACCTCATGTCCAACGGCATC ATTACCTTCAAGAACGAGGTGGGCCAGTATGACCTGGAGGTAACCACCTTCCAGCTGGCTGTGCTCTTCGCTTGGAACCAGAGGCCCAGGGAGAGGATCAGCTTTGAGAACCTCAAGCTCGCCACTGAGCTACCCGATGCAGAGCTGCGACGCACACTTTGG TCCCTGGTGGCGTTTCCCAAGCTCAAGCGGCAGGTGCTGTCGTACGACCCGACAGTGTCGTCGCCCAAAGACTTTGCAGAAGGAACATTATTCTACGTCAATCAAGAGTTTTCCCTCAT AAAAAACTCCAAAGTTCAGAAGCGGGGAAAGATCAACCTGATAGGTCGACTGCAGCTCACCACTGAGCGAATGCGAGAGGAGGAGAACGAGGGGATCGTACAGCTCAGGATACTAAGAACACAG GAGGCCATCATCCAGATCATGAAGATGAGGAAGCGCATCAACAATGCCCAGCTGCAGACGGAGCTGGTGGAGATCTTAAAGAACATGTTTTTACCACAGAAGAAGATGATCAAGGAGCAGATCGAGTGGCTCATTGACCACAAGTACATCAAGCGGGACGAGACCGACATAAACACATTCATCTACATGGCATAG